From a single Streptomyces sp. 1331.2 genomic region:
- a CDS encoding thiamine-phosphate kinase: protein MQGTVGELGEFGLIRELTARVPLTDAVDLGPGDDAAVVRAPDGRVVATTDVLIENRHFRRDWSTAYDVGRKAAAQNLADVAAMGAVPTAILLGLVAPADLPTTWATELMDGLRDECQVAGATVVGGDVVRGDTVTLAITALGDLQGRAAVTRSGAQVGDVVAVTGWLGWSAAGLTVLQRGFRSPRAFVEAHRRPEPPYHAGPAGAELGATSMIDVSDGLVADLGHVARASEVDIDLKAADFDVPAQMADIGQAVGVDPLVWVLSGGEDHAIVATFPRGVQLPARWRVVGEVTGRPTGSRSGRVTVDGAPWDRVGGWDHFAE from the coding sequence ATGCAGGGGACCGTGGGCGAGCTCGGCGAGTTCGGCCTCATCAGGGAGCTGACCGCCCGGGTACCGCTCACCGATGCGGTCGACCTCGGCCCGGGGGACGACGCCGCGGTGGTGCGGGCTCCGGACGGCCGGGTCGTGGCGACCACGGACGTCCTGATCGAGAACCGGCACTTCCGCCGGGACTGGTCCACCGCCTACGACGTGGGCCGCAAGGCCGCCGCCCAGAACCTCGCCGACGTGGCCGCGATGGGGGCGGTGCCGACCGCGATACTGCTCGGCCTGGTCGCCCCCGCCGACCTGCCGACCACCTGGGCAACCGAGTTGATGGACGGGCTGCGCGACGAGTGCCAGGTGGCCGGGGCGACGGTGGTCGGCGGCGACGTGGTGCGCGGCGACACCGTCACGCTGGCCATCACGGCGCTTGGGGACCTCCAGGGGCGCGCGGCGGTGACCCGCTCCGGCGCGCAGGTCGGCGACGTGGTCGCGGTGACCGGCTGGCTCGGCTGGTCGGCCGCCGGACTGACCGTGCTGCAGCGCGGCTTCCGCTCCCCGCGCGCCTTCGTCGAGGCGCACCGCAGGCCCGAACCGCCGTACCACGCGGGCCCGGCGGGGGCCGAGTTGGGCGCCACCTCGATGATCGACGTGAGCGACGGGCTGGTCGCCGACCTCGGCCACGTGGCCCGGGCCAGCGAGGTGGACATCGACCTGAAGGCCGCCGACTTCGACGTCCCGGCGCAGATGGCGGACATCGGCCAGGCGGTCGGGGTGGACCCGTTGGTCTGGGTGCTCTCCGGCGGCGAGGACCACGCGATCGTGGCGACCTTCCCGCGCGGGGTCCAACTCCCGGCCCGCTGGCGGGTGGTGGGCGAGGTGACCGGCCGGCCGACGGGCAGCCGCAGCGGCCGGGTCACGGTGGACGGCGCGCCCTGGGACCGGGTCGGCGGCTGGGACCACTTCGCCGAGTGA
- the thiD gene encoding bifunctional hydroxymethylpyrimidine kinase/phosphomethylpyrimidine kinase translates to MVSTAPPQVARPHVAPPRVLTVAGSDSGGGAGIQADLKAMLALGVHGMSVITAVTAQNSLGVQGYWELPAEAVRAQFRSVVDDIGVQAVKTGMLASIELVETVAELLAGVDAPVVVDPVGVSKHGDALLAAEAVATVREKLLPVATLATPNLHEVTQLTGRTVEAEGQMLDAAKALLDLGPRWVLVKGGHLEGEAADLLYGGPGEEHWYRAPRYDNRHTHGTGCTLASSIAAGLAKGESLPEAVGSAKEYITGAIAGGFALGAGIGPVDHAWRWR, encoded by the coding sequence ATGGTTTCGACTGCACCTCCCCAGGTGGCACGCCCGCACGTGGCGCCCCCGCGCGTGCTCACCGTCGCCGGCTCGGACTCCGGCGGCGGCGCCGGCATCCAGGCCGACCTCAAGGCGATGCTCGCCCTCGGTGTCCACGGCATGAGCGTGATCACCGCCGTCACCGCGCAGAACTCCCTCGGCGTCCAGGGCTACTGGGAACTGCCCGCCGAGGCCGTCCGGGCGCAGTTCCGCAGCGTGGTGGACGACATCGGCGTGCAGGCCGTGAAGACCGGCATGCTCGCCTCGATCGAGCTGGTCGAGACCGTCGCGGAGCTGCTGGCCGGGGTGGACGCCCCGGTGGTGGTCGACCCGGTCGGCGTCTCCAAGCACGGGGACGCGCTGCTGGCCGCGGAGGCCGTCGCCACCGTCCGCGAGAAGCTGCTGCCGGTCGCCACCCTGGCCACCCCCAACCTGCACGAGGTGACGCAGCTCACCGGCCGGACCGTCGAGGCCGAGGGGCAGATGCTGGACGCCGCGAAGGCGCTGCTCGACCTCGGGCCGCGCTGGGTGCTGGTCAAGGGCGGCCACCTGGAGGGCGAGGCCGCCGACCTGCTGTACGGCGGGCCGGGGGAGGAGCACTGGTACCGGGCGCCGCGCTACGACAACCGGCACACCCACGGCACCGGCTGCACCCTGGCCAGCTCGATCGCGGCCGGCCTGGCCAAGGGCGAGTCGCTGCCGGAGGCGGTGGGCTCGGCCAAGGAGTACATCACCGGTGCGATCGCCGGGGGCTTCGCCCTGGGTGCGGGCATCGGGCCGGTCGACCACGCCTGGCGCTGGCGCTGA
- the coaD gene encoding pantetheine-phosphate adenylyltransferase → MRRAVCPGSFDPIHKGHLEIIERASKLYDVVHVAVLINRNKQGMFTVEERIGLIEEVTAPFGNVVVESHHGLLVDYCRERGIPAIIKGLRAVSDFDYELQMAQMNHGLSGVETLFLPTSPTYSFLSSTLVKEVASYGGDVSHLLPETVHRRLVERIAERRAEQ, encoded by the coding sequence ATGCGCCGAGCCGTCTGCCCCGGTTCGTTCGACCCGATCCACAAGGGCCACCTGGAGATCATCGAGCGGGCCTCGAAGCTCTACGACGTGGTGCATGTCGCGGTCCTGATCAACCGGAACAAGCAGGGCATGTTCACCGTCGAGGAGCGGATCGGCCTGATCGAGGAGGTCACCGCCCCGTTCGGAAACGTGGTGGTCGAGTCGCACCACGGCCTGCTGGTGGACTACTGCCGGGAGCGCGGCATCCCCGCGATCATCAAGGGCCTGCGGGCGGTCAGCGACTTCGACTACGAGCTGCAGATGGCCCAGATGAACCACGGCCTGTCCGGCGTGGAGACGCTGTTCCTGCCGACCTCGCCGACGTACAGCTTCCTCTCCTCGACGCTGGTCAAGGAGGTCGCCTCGTACGGCGGCGACGTCTCGCACCTGCTGCCGGAGACGGTGCACCGCCGGCTGGTCGAGCGGATCGCGGAGCGCAGGGCCGAGCAGTAG
- the recG gene encoding ATP-dependent DNA helicase RecG, with product MGALDEPLTKLVGDRTAKVLADSLKLRTVGDLLHHYPRRYVERGQLTSLDELEVDEHVTVLARIEKVTLIPFRGRKGDRLEVVVTDGRSRLSLVFFNQGWRQKELKAGAQGLFAGKVGVFNRSRQLVSPDYQLLDEDATASTGAGDAAKQFAGRLIPVYGASAQMPSWKLSICIETALTKHLGDVGEPLPAELRERHELIPLPEALELIHRPRSQADRERAQSRLRWDEAFVLQVALARRRAADSALPAKPREARAGGLLDAFDARLPFTLTEGQQKVSAEIAADLATDHPMHRLLQGEVGSGKTLVALRAMLAVVDAGGQAVLLAPTEVLAQQHHRSIVEMMGDLAEGGMLGGSDLGTRVVLLTGSMGVPARRQALLDMACGDAGIAIGTHALIEDKVQFQDLGLVVVDEQHRFGVEQRDALRAKGDQPPHLLVMTATPIPRTVAMTVFGDLETSVLDQLPAGRSPISTHVVPALEKPNFLARAWERVREEVAKGHQAYVVCPRIGDEEPAAEPKKRRRAAEEDFEEVADIGAASDERRPPLSVVETAEQLLKGPLAGLRVEILHGRLAPEAKDEVMRRFTAGEVDVLVATTVIEVGVNVPNSTVMVIMDADRFGVSQLHQLRGRVGRGSAAGLCLLVSDMPGGSAARARLDAVAGTLDGFELSRIDLEQRREGDVLGQAQSGVKSSLKVLSVLEDEEVILTARTEATRLVAEDPELAAHPELRTALESLLDEDRAAYMEKG from the coding sequence ATGGGCGCTCTCGATGAACCACTGACCAAGCTCGTCGGCGACCGCACCGCGAAGGTGCTCGCCGACAGCCTCAAGCTGCGCACGGTCGGGGACCTGCTGCACCACTACCCGCGGCGCTACGTCGAACGCGGCCAGCTCACCAGCCTGGACGAGCTGGAGGTCGACGAGCACGTCACCGTGCTGGCCCGGATCGAGAAGGTCACCCTGATCCCGTTCCGCGGCCGCAAGGGCGACCGCCTGGAGGTCGTCGTCACCGACGGCCGCAGCCGGCTCTCGCTGGTCTTCTTCAACCAGGGCTGGCGGCAGAAGGAGCTCAAGGCCGGCGCCCAGGGCCTGTTCGCGGGCAAGGTCGGCGTCTTCAACCGCAGCCGCCAACTGGTCTCGCCCGACTACCAGCTGCTCGACGAGGACGCCACTGCATCGACCGGAGCTGGCGACGCCGCGAAGCAGTTCGCCGGCCGGCTCATCCCGGTGTACGGCGCCAGCGCGCAGATGCCCAGCTGGAAGCTGTCGATCTGCATCGAGACCGCGCTCACCAAGCACCTCGGCGACGTCGGTGAGCCGCTGCCCGCAGAGCTGCGCGAGCGGCACGAGCTGATCCCGCTGCCCGAGGCGCTGGAGCTGATCCACCGCCCGCGCAGCCAGGCCGACCGCGAGCGCGCCCAGAGCCGGCTGCGCTGGGACGAGGCCTTCGTGCTCCAGGTCGCCCTGGCCCGGCGCCGGGCCGCCGACTCCGCGCTGCCCGCCAAGCCGCGCGAGGCCCGTGCGGGCGGACTGCTGGACGCCTTCGACGCCCGGCTGCCGTTCACCCTCACCGAGGGCCAGCAGAAGGTGTCCGCGGAGATCGCCGCCGACCTCGCCACCGACCACCCGATGCACCGCCTCCTCCAGGGCGAGGTCGGCTCAGGCAAGACCTTGGTCGCGCTGCGGGCCATGCTGGCCGTGGTCGACGCGGGCGGCCAGGCCGTGCTGCTGGCGCCCACCGAGGTGCTGGCCCAGCAGCACCACCGCTCGATCGTCGAGATGATGGGGGACCTCGCCGAGGGCGGCATGCTCGGCGGCTCCGACCTCGGCACCCGGGTGGTGCTGCTGACCGGCTCGATGGGCGTCCCGGCCCGCCGCCAGGCGCTGCTGGACATGGCCTGCGGGGACGCCGGGATCGCCATCGGCACCCACGCGCTGATCGAGGACAAGGTGCAGTTCCAGGACCTCGGCCTGGTCGTGGTGGACGAGCAGCACCGGTTCGGCGTCGAGCAGCGGGACGCGCTGCGGGCCAAGGGGGACCAGCCGCCGCACCTGCTGGTGATGACCGCCACCCCGATCCCGCGCACCGTCGCGATGACCGTCTTCGGGGACCTGGAGACCTCCGTCCTGGACCAGCTGCCGGCCGGCCGCTCGCCGATCTCCACCCACGTCGTCCCGGCGCTGGAGAAGCCCAACTTCCTGGCCCGGGCCTGGGAGCGGGTCCGCGAGGAGGTCGCCAAGGGCCACCAGGCGTACGTGGTCTGCCCCCGGATCGGGGACGAGGAGCCCGCGGCCGAGCCGAAGAAGCGGCGCAGGGCCGCCGAGGAGGACTTCGAGGAGGTCGCCGACATCGGCGCCGCGAGCGACGAACGACGGCCCCCGCTCTCGGTGGTGGAGACCGCCGAGCAGCTGCTGAAGGGCCCGCTCGCCGGGCTGCGGGTGGAGATCCTGCACGGGCGGCTCGCCCCGGAGGCCAAGGACGAGGTGATGCGGCGGTTCACGGCCGGCGAGGTGGACGTGCTGGTCGCCACCACGGTCATCGAGGTCGGCGTCAACGTCCCCAACTCGACCGTGATGGTCATCATGGACGCCGACCGCTTCGGCGTCTCCCAGCTCCACCAGCTGCGCGGCCGGGTCGGCCGCGGCAGTGCGGCCGGCCTGTGCCTGCTGGTCAGCGACATGCCCGGGGGCAGCGCCGCGCGGGCCCGGCTGGACGCGGTGGCGGGCACCCTGGACGGTTTCGAGCTGTCCCGGATCGACCTCGAACAGCGCCGCGAGGGCGATGTGCTGGGCCAGGCGCAGTCCGGGGTGAAGTCCTCGCTCAAGGTGCTCTCGGTGCTGGAGGACGAGGAGGTCATCCTCACCGCCCGGACCGAGGCCACCCGGCTGGTCGCCGAGGACCCGGAGCTGGCTGCCCACCCGGAGCTGCGCACCGCGCTGGAGAGCCTGCTCGACGAGGACCGCGCGGCCTACATGGAGAAGGGCTGA
- the rsmD gene encoding 16S rRNA (guanine(966)-N(2))-methyltransferase RsmD, producing the protein MTRVIAGSAGGRRLAVPPGRGTRPTSDKAREAMFSTLEAFRGTLHGARMLDLFGGSGAVGLEALSRGAEHVLLVEADSQAARVIRENVRTIGLPGAEVRAAKAEKVIAGPPPQSPYDLVFLDPPYAVTDEELREMLITLSAGGWLAEDALVTVERSTRGGEFGWPEGFEVLRSRRYGEGTLWYGRAAAEASDHE; encoded by the coding sequence ATGACCCGCGTGATCGCCGGGTCGGCCGGCGGCCGCCGGCTGGCCGTACCGCCCGGCCGGGGCACCCGTCCGACCTCCGACAAGGCCCGGGAGGCGATGTTCTCCACCCTGGAGGCGTTCCGCGGCACCCTGCACGGGGCGCGGATGCTGGACCTGTTCGGCGGATCGGGCGCGGTCGGCCTGGAGGCGCTGTCGCGCGGCGCCGAGCACGTCCTGCTGGTCGAGGCGGACAGCCAGGCGGCCCGGGTGATCCGGGAGAACGTCCGCACGATCGGCCTGCCGGGCGCCGAGGTTCGGGCCGCCAAGGCGGAGAAGGTGATCGCCGGGCCACCCCCGCAGTCCCCTTACGACCTGGTGTTCCTCGATCCGCCGTACGCCGTGACGGACGAGGAACTGCGCGAGATGCTGATCACACTGTCGGCTGGGGGCTGGCTCGCGGAGGACGCACTCGTCACCGTGGAGCGCAGCACCCGTGGCGGCGAGTTCGGCTGGCCCGAGGGCTTCGAGGTGCTGCGCTCCCGCCGCTACGGCGAGGGCACGCTCTGGTACGGTCGCGCCGCCGCCGAGGCCAGCGATCACGAGTAG
- a CDS encoding ATP-dependent 6-phosphofructokinase, translating to MRIGVLTSGGDCPGLNAVIRSVVHRGTDVHGDEIVGILDGFLGLIEGRTRTVSHDDVTGLLTLGGTVLGSARVRRDRIAWAVENAKVLARDIGIDALIAIGGEGTLTAAKLFSEAGLPVVGVPKTIDNDIEATDVTFGFDTAVHVATEAIDRLKTTAESHQRVMVVELMGRHTGWITLTAGMAGGAHGILIPEKPFDIEAVARIIEDRFARGKKFAIIAVAEGAAPVPGTMRFDHGEVDQYGHRTFGGIGNRLAHELEDLLGKEARPVILGHVQRGGTPTARDRVLATRFGWHAVEAVHQGAFGHFTALRRTGIELLPIGEAVTRLKTVPEDRWVESEAVL from the coding sequence ATGCGCATCGGTGTACTGACCAGCGGCGGCGACTGCCCCGGCCTCAACGCGGTGATCCGCTCGGTGGTGCACCGGGGGACGGACGTCCACGGCGACGAGATCGTCGGCATCCTGGACGGTTTCCTCGGCCTGATCGAGGGCCGCACCCGGACGGTCTCGCACGACGACGTCACCGGTCTGCTCACCCTCGGCGGCACCGTCCTCGGCTCGGCCCGGGTGCGGCGCGACCGGATCGCCTGGGCGGTGGAGAACGCCAAGGTGCTGGCCCGGGACATCGGCATCGACGCGCTGATCGCGATCGGCGGCGAGGGGACGCTGACCGCCGCCAAGCTGTTCAGCGAGGCCGGGCTGCCGGTGGTCGGGGTGCCGAAGACCATCGACAACGACATCGAGGCCACCGACGTCACCTTCGGCTTCGACACCGCGGTGCACGTCGCGACCGAGGCGATCGACCGGCTGAAGACCACCGCCGAGTCCCACCAGCGCGTCATGGTCGTCGAGTTGATGGGCCGGCACACCGGCTGGATCACCCTCACCGCGGGCATGGCCGGCGGTGCGCACGGCATCCTGATCCCGGAGAAGCCCTTCGACATCGAGGCGGTGGCCCGGATAATCGAGGACCGCTTCGCCCGGGGCAAGAAGTTCGCCATCATCGCCGTCGCCGAGGGCGCGGCCCCGGTGCCCGGCACCATGCGCTTCGACCACGGCGAGGTCGACCAGTACGGCCACCGGACCTTCGGCGGGATCGGCAACCGGCTCGCCCACGAGCTGGAGGACCTGCTCGGCAAGGAGGCCCGTCCGGTCATCCTCGGCCACGTCCAGCGCGGCGGCACCCCGACCGCCCGGGACCGGGTGCTCGCCACCCGCTTCGGCTGGCACGCGGTGGAGGCCGTGCACCAGGGCGCGTTCGGGCACTTCACCGCGCTGCGCCGGACCGGGATCGAGCTGCTGCCGATCGGCGAGGCGGTGACCCGGCTGAAGACGGTGCCGGAGGACCGCTGGGTGGAGTCCGAAGCCGTGCTGTGA
- a CDS encoding DUF3515 domain-containing protein, producing the protein MARELRVPRALTALPAPIRWLALPVALTCAVVALVGSWGPADPKVEAPTPGGKAAGYCRALAAALPPELLGHARKDPSPASPYVAAWDSSPRTVLRCGIDRPEELDGEHAKDWSPTVDDVTWWSQKLGDGGYRFVTTMRAAYVEVTVPAGAARNPFDPAAALTPLVKANVPG; encoded by the coding sequence GTGGCCAGAGAACTCCGTGTCCCCCGGGCGCTGACCGCCCTGCCGGCGCCGATCCGCTGGCTTGCCCTGCCCGTCGCGCTGACCTGCGCGGTCGTCGCACTGGTCGGCAGTTGGGGCCCGGCCGATCCGAAGGTCGAGGCCCCGACGCCGGGCGGCAAGGCGGCCGGCTACTGCAGGGCGCTGGCCGCCGCGCTGCCACCGGAGTTGCTCGGGCACGCCCGCAAGGACCCGTCGCCCGCCTCCCCGTACGTGGCCGCCTGGGACAGTTCGCCCCGGACGGTGCTGCGTTGCGGCATCGACCGCCCGGAGGAGCTGGACGGCGAGCACGCCAAGGACTGGTCCCCGACCGTCGACGACGTCACCTGGTGGTCGCAGAAGCTCGGCGACGGCGGCTACCGCTTCGTGACGACCATGCGCGCCGCCTACGTCGAGGTGACCGTCCCGGCCGGGGCCGCACGGAACCCCTTCGACCCGGCGGCCGCGCTCACCCCGCTGGTCAAGGCCAACGTCCCCGGCTGA
- a CDS encoding Lrp/AsnC family transcriptional regulator, giving the protein MVQAYILIQTEVGKATAVARTIAGIPGVLTAEDVTGPYDVIVKAEAETMDDLGRLVVAEVQKVEGITRTLTCPVVHL; this is encoded by the coding sequence GTGGTACAGGCATACATCCTGATCCAGACCGAGGTAGGAAAGGCCACCGCGGTGGCCCGTACGATCGCCGGGATCCCCGGCGTGCTCACCGCCGAGGACGTCACCGGCCCCTACGACGTGATCGTCAAGGCCGAGGCCGAGACCATGGACGACCTGGGCCGCCTGGTGGTGGCCGAGGTGCAGAAGGTCGAGGGCATCACCCGCACCCTCACCTGTCCCGTGGTCCACCTGTAA
- a CDS encoding DAK2 domain-containing protein, giving the protein MLHTLDAPAVRTWCQLALRALGQAREEIDALNVYPVPDGDTGTNLYLTVESAAAEVESRFADPAADPAPGLADAVRAMARGALVGARGNSGVILAQWLRGTAETLAEGGGAEQLRAALQRAADSAYQAVAEPVEGTLLTVARVAAREAVQAGDGLAQVADTAYRAARDALRHTPEQLAVLAENGVVDAGGRGLVTVLGALADAVAGQQPMGPVALRGDVRAMESCEVHLRPPGPGHPAFEVIYLLDAPDEALPALRERLGGLGDSLVIGGGDGLWNVHVHVDDAGAAVEAGVEAGRPHQIRITHFAEAAARSGTAAEGGEREERARAVLSVVSGGGLAELCEQAGAVVLHADPDRPPSSTELAAAVRRSAAREVVLLLNDPELRAAAGAAADQLREEGVRIAVLPTRSPVQGLAALAVHEGGRRFDEDVVAMTSAAGATRYAELAVAEGESWTMAGVCQAGDVLGLIDGDVAVIGTGLAEVGESVLDRMLGAGGELVTLVLGEGTEEALAERLVAHVRHRRPEVDAVVFHGGQEPAPLLIGVE; this is encoded by the coding sequence GTGCTGCACACGCTCGACGCCCCGGCCGTGCGCACCTGGTGCCAGCTCGCCCTGCGCGCGCTCGGCCAGGCGCGCGAGGAGATCGACGCGCTCAACGTCTACCCGGTCCCGGACGGCGACACCGGCACCAACCTCTACCTGACCGTCGAGTCCGCCGCCGCCGAGGTGGAGAGCCGCTTCGCCGACCCCGCCGCCGACCCGGCCCCCGGACTGGCCGACGCCGTCCGGGCGATGGCCCGCGGTGCGCTGGTCGGCGCCCGCGGCAACTCCGGGGTGATCCTCGCCCAGTGGCTGCGCGGAACCGCCGAGACGCTGGCCGAGGGCGGCGGCGCCGAACAGCTGCGGGCCGCCCTGCAACGGGCCGCCGACTCCGCCTACCAGGCCGTCGCGGAGCCCGTCGAGGGCACGCTGCTGACCGTCGCCAGGGTTGCCGCCCGGGAGGCGGTGCAGGCCGGGGACGGGCTCGCCCAGGTCGCCGACACCGCGTACCGGGCCGCCCGGGACGCGCTGCGGCACACCCCCGAGCAGCTCGCCGTCCTGGCCGAGAACGGGGTCGTGGACGCCGGCGGGCGCGGCCTGGTCACCGTCCTCGGGGCGCTCGCCGACGCCGTCGCCGGGCAGCAGCCGATGGGGCCGGTCGCGCTGCGCGGGGACGTCCGGGCCATGGAGAGCTGCGAGGTGCACCTGCGGCCGCCGGGCCCCGGCCACCCCGCCTTCGAGGTCATCTACCTGCTGGACGCCCCCGACGAGGCGCTGCCCGCGCTGCGCGAGCGGCTCGGCGGGCTCGGCGACTCGCTGGTGATCGGCGGCGGCGACGGCCTGTGGAACGTGCACGTCCACGTGGACGACGCGGGCGCCGCCGTGGAGGCGGGCGTCGAGGCCGGGCGCCCGCACCAGATCCGGATCACCCACTTCGCCGAGGCCGCCGCCCGCTCCGGCACCGCCGCCGAAGGCGGCGAGCGCGAGGAGCGGGCCCGCGCGGTGCTCTCCGTCGTCTCCGGCGGGGGCCTGGCCGAACTCTGCGAGCAGGCCGGCGCCGTCGTCCTGCACGCCGACCCGGACCGGCCGCCGTCCAGCACCGAACTCGCCGCCGCCGTGCGCCGCTCGGCCGCCCGCGAGGTCGTCCTGCTGCTCAACGACCCCGAGCTGCGCGCCGCCGCCGGGGCCGCCGCCGACCAGCTGCGCGAGGAGGGGGTCCGGATCGCCGTCCTGCCCACCCGCTCGCCGGTGCAGGGGCTGGCGGCGCTCGCGGTGCACGAGGGCGGCCGCCGCTTCGACGAGGACGTCGTCGCCATGACCTCCGCCGCCGGGGCCACCCGGTACGCCGAACTCGCCGTCGCCGAGGGGGAGTCCTGGACGATGGCAGGGGTCTGCCAGGCCGGTGACGTGCTCGGCCTGATCGACGGCGACGTCGCGGTGATCGGCACCGGGCTGGCCGAGGTCGGCGAGAGCGTGCTCGACCGGATGCTCGGCGCGGGCGGCGAACTCGTCACCCTGGTCCTCGGCGAGGGCACCGAGGAGGCGCTGGCCGAACGGCTGGTCGCGCACGTGCGGCACCGGCGGCCCGAGGTGGACGCGGTGGTCTTCCACGGCGGGCAGGAACCGGCACCGCTGCTGATCGGCGTGGAGTAG
- the rpmB gene encoding 50S ribosomal protein L28 produces the protein MAANCDVCGKGPGFGNSISHSHRRTPRRWNPNIQTVRAVIGRTPKRLNVCTSCIKAGKVSR, from the coding sequence GTGGCTGCCAACTGCGACGTCTGCGGCAAGGGGCCGGGCTTCGGCAACAGCATCTCCCACTCTCACCGCCGTACCCCCCGTCGTTGGAACCCCAACATCCAGACGGTGCGCGCTGTGATTGGGCGGACGCCGAAGCGGCTCAACGTCTGCACCTCGTGCATCAAGGCCGGTAAGGTCTCGCGCTGA